In Archocentrus centrarchus isolate MPI-CPG fArcCen1 chromosome 21, fArcCen1, whole genome shotgun sequence, the following are encoded in one genomic region:
- the slc10a2 gene encoding ileal sodium/bile acid cotransporter, which yields MSMLQTTTVPAACGAPTTVCSGTNCLVPPSDFNAILSVVLSTVLTVMLAMVMFSMGCTVEASKLWGHIKRPWGIIIGFLCQFGIMPFTAFALSLAFGVLPVQAVVIIIMGCCPGGSSSNIICYWLDGDMDLSISMTTCSSILALGMMPLCLLIYTTVWTSSDTIKIPYDSIGITLAALIIPISVGMYVKHRWPIAAKMILKVGSFAGFGLIIIIAVVGGVLYQSSWTIAPSLWIIGTIYPFIGFSLGFFLARFAGQPWYRCRTIALETGFQNSQLCSTIVQLSFSPKELEVMFAFPLIYSIFQIVAALAFVGCFQAYKRRCSGSSDSEAPYLDAKYYPRENGGFEGDESNSSDVKTKSTDKNTEL from the exons ATGTCCATGCTGCAGACGACCACCGTGCCAGCTGCCTGTGGGGCTCCCACCACCGTCTGCTCGGGCACAAACTGCCTCGTTCCTCCCAGTGATTTCAATGCGATCTTGAGCGTGGTGCTGAGCACGGTGCTCACCGTCATGCTCGCCATGGTCATGTTCTCCATGGGCTGCACAGTGGAGGCCTCAAAGCTGTGGGGCCACATCAAGAGGCCGTGGGGCATCATCATCGGCTTCCTCTGCCAGTTTGGCATCATGCCCTTCACGGCTTTTGCCCTGTCGCTGGCCTTTGGGGTGCTGCCCGTGCAGGCGgtggtcatcatcatcatgggcTGCTGCCCAGGTGGCTCGAGCTCCAACATCATCTGCTACTGGCTGGATGGAGACATGGACCTCAG TATCAGTATGACGACCTGCTCCTCTATCCTGGCTTTGGGGATGATGCCTCTGTGTCTTTTAATCTACACCACTGTGTGGACGTCCAGTGACACCATCAAGATCCCGTATGACAGTATCG GTATCACTCTGGCAGCCCTAATCATCCCGATCTCTGTGGGAATGTACGTCAAGCACAGGTGGCCCATTGCGGCAAAAATGATCCTGAAG GTGGGGTCCTTTGCTGGCTTTGGTCTCATTATCATTATAGCCGTGGTTGGAGGAGTCCTCTACCAGTCCTCCTGGACTATTGCTCCCTCCCTGTGGATAATTGGAACCATCTACCCCTTTATTGGATTCAGCCTTGGGTTCTTTCTGGCTCGCTTCGCGGGTCAACCCTGGTACAG GTGTCGAACTATCGCGCTGGAGACAGGTTTCCAGAACTCCCAGTTGTGCAGCACTATCGTCCAGCTGTCCTTTAGCCCAAAGGAGCTGGAAGTCATGTTTGCCTTCCCCCTCATCTACAGCATCTTCCAAATTGTGGCAGCACTCGCCTTTGTGGGAT GTTTCCAGGCATACAAAAGGCGTTGCAGCGGCTCGTCTGACAGCGAGGCTCCGTACTTGGATGCAAAGTACTACCCTCGGGAAAATGGTGGCTTTGAGGGCGATGAGAGCAACAGCAGTGATGTGAAGACTAAAAGCACAGACAAGAACACCGAGCTGTGA